GTACAGAAGGATTTGTCGACAAAGCTCCAGATGAGGTGATCGAAAAAGCGTACGCCGACTTTACACGCGAGGCACGCGAACACCACCTTTACGAGAGATGAAAAGAAGGTGGATGCAGCGATGAGATCGCCATACCTTGAAGATCTTGAAGAGATAGGTGATGCTTACGAGATCcgagaaggaaagaaaaaggtgcATATCGACAGAGCGTACCAGTACGGCATTGCGGTGTACCAGCTGGCCAAATTGCGCATGCTTGAGTTCTATTACGATTTTTTAGATAAGTACGTGGATTGAAGTTTATGGGGTTTAGGATGATTACCACGACAGCCAAGTGTTGCTTTGTGGAAGGGAAAGGGGGCACAAAGTTCTCCTGTAAGGGTATGTCAAAGAAGCGGAAAGCTATGACATGGGAGAGGTATAAGAACGCGTTGAATGGCTCTATTGACACtgcgaaaaacgtaggtttccgggtgcgcaaccaggggatggttacgtacgaacaaaacaagctggggCTCTTGGCGTTTTATGATAAGCGGAAGGTACTCGAGGATGGCATCCACACAGTACCGCTAGAGTTGTAGGTCgcgttgaaaaatatttgtgtttttaaattttcaggcaACTTCGAGTCACTCCTCTTCAGTATAAAGCGGTAGCAACAAGATAaaactcatttgcctcatccattcaaaaatgataaacacaTTTCTGAATAATCAAGAGGTTTTCTGTATGATGCGCAAACGAGCTAGTCAGTGATGCGTAAATTTTCACACAGGTAGTACTCAAGGTGATACTGAATAGTTTTATACGAAGCTCGAATTATAGTAAAATTGTGGGAGCAGACTTAGATCCTAGCTGGAAGCGGCCGTCTCACCCCGGTTTCTCCCACACTGTGCCACGACGGGAAAAATTGTGCCAGTCGGGAAAAATTGTGCCAAATGCCGGTTAAATGTCAGTGCTAGGAACGGCCTCTGAAAGTGCTCACTTAAAAAAGGTGGGTTTCGTTAATGCGTAGTACAAGCACGACATTATGTATAGAGTATAAAGAGCAAGTACGCTAAGCCTGCAAAGCAGGACAGCACGGAAAAACACTTTGGATATGGTGAACCAAGGCTCTGAGTGGTATACTCACAGAATCAAAAACCCTCTGggttcaaacaacaacaacaaaaacaacaaaaacctaGAGGGTTCCCTTGCaagggttttgttttgaaaaataaaaatgatgaacgaCATAGGCCTCACTGTAGCAATAATTCTTCCGTACGTCTTGATCGTGCTCTGCTTTTTGCGTTATAGAAGGcttctaataaagatgagtgagATTACAGCTATATTTTATGACACACCTGCGGAAGCCTTTCAACCCAAAGAAAAACCTATCGACAAACGTCAAGCCTTGAAGGATGCTATACGCAAAGGCAAATAGCATCTCTTACCGAACAAATGTACAGAAGGATTTGTCGACAAAGCTCCAGATGAGGTGATCGAAAAAGCGTACGCCGACTATGTTCAATGAGAGCTCCACGATAAGGGAGAAAAAACCGCCAAGGCACTATCTTCACATGCGATTAGCATGTATGCGAAGGCCATAGATAATGTTGTTCAACTCGATAGTGCGGAGGGTCTGAAAAAAGACATCGAGGAAGATCCGATTATCAAGGGGTCCATGGCAGATTTCGGGATCCTTGTGTACTCTGCCTTTGGAAAATTTCCAGCGCCACTCTTGGTTGCTGCTCATACCATTAATCACACTTTAGCTCATGTGTCCAAGACAGATGAAAAGCGAGATGACGAACAGCAGGAAAAAGATGGGGAGCAGTCTTTCGAAGTTTCATATGAGCAATTGTGAAAATATTATAAGTATAAGCAAGGGGAAAATGGGCAGAATAAAAGCACGGTACACAGATTGGTGCAGCATTTACGGTGACTCCCACTCACGCGGTTGGGTAATCCTGACACCAGAAGCTGATCGCTTTCCACCACAGGCGTGTAATTTAGTGAGGACTTCGTAAAAGAACGCGATAAGATACGCTGGCAGAAACGGTTTGAAGGCCTCCAGATGTATGATCAAGATCTAGCCgtcttgatgtaaaaaaaaagaaatggggAGCAGTCAGATATTtaacaaaatggaaaaattaaaaaggcaGCATTGGATGGCAGACGAAGACGAGTACCAGaatgttataaataaaactGCGACGCTAGCCGAACTCTCGCAAAAGCGGAAAAACCACGCATGCAtagaggaatttctaaaagggTGGGAAGCCCTGTTTGCGTACGGAACCTACCCATCGGAAGGAGAGGTAGACTCCAACTTTTCAGCATCTGAGACTTGGAACCTGATGCAAGATCCTGAAGACGCACATCTTGACGGCAAGACGAAAAGTTTCAAAAGGCAGATGATAAACTTTATGCGCGCTCTAAAATAGATGCAGTGCTGCGGACGTCTCACGCCTGACAAAGTCCAAACTATCCATGAGATCATGATGCGCGGGGAAAAACACGAATTTGCCCCTGTTTCTGCAATCCCAAGGTTAGTGACATACGCCCTGGATCGATACTACTCTACAGAGACTGACGATCCGATATGGAACGCGGTGAGGTTGTTCATAGACTTGATTAACATCCATACATTCGAAGATGGGAACGGGAGGTTGTGTAGGCTCGTTATTTCCCACGTACTTGTGGAGAGTGGAATGAGCCTCCTTCCAGTTTTGCTTAGCTCGTTGCACAAACGCGGCAGGTGTCATTACATTCAGGCTGTTAAAAGGTTTAAAGAGAGACCATCGTTACTCTACACGATGGTCTGTAGGTCTTTGGTGAAGGTATGGGAGAATTTTGAGCAAAACTTAGCTCTACTAGAAAAGTCGAAATTTCACTGATTCGTCGGGGCCACTACGAGGAAATTTTGTAAAGCTCAAAACTTTACAAAACTAGTACTTTTAACCCAAACGTGCCTTCGGTCGTTTAAAACTACTATTTTTCCAACCGATGTGGGTAAGTCTCCAActaaataaatgagtgaagaacaatctaaccaagtcataaccaagaagaatgagggtcgtgttgctgctggcaagagacttgctgaatggaatcgcaaaaacaaggctgacttacagaagaacttgggcaaaagtacttcgcGAGAGGGTCAGGAACCTGTCGCAGGTCCTCACAGGTTCCCGGACAGTGCATATCTCTATGTCGCTGGAGGTCTCGCTGCCGTACTTGCCGCTTGCGCGGCAGTCTATTACATACGTAAGAAGCCTGCTGAAATCCCAGAGCCTAGCGTCTCCACAGGAGTACGTGCGCCCGTGTCAGCGGAAGGGCGAAGCCCGTCTCAACCCACGCAACGCGAAGAGCGTCATATCGACATTTTCAAGATGAAATAGGATATAATAAATGAGCTCTAACGTGACACCCCAGGAGAAAGAAATTATCGACATGATCTATGAAACAGTCGTGGACCTAGGCTTTACATTCACTTACGCCATAACCGGGAAGAAATTTCTGGGAATCTCTACCCCCAGCACCAAGATGGATACCAGCGACGTGCTGAAGATGTTTGCTTACTTTTCAGCGGGTCGAGGCTCCCGGGAATTTGTGGTAGCAAAGGGGTGGATTCCGGCATCTATCGTACCAAAGCCTAAGTAAGTCTACAAGGTTTATGTCTGCCCAAGGCAAACACAAAGCGCTGCAATACCCTCAGAATAAAATGACTCTAGACATTGTCAAAGACCCGCATACAGCAATCTTTACTGGACCGACAAGCtgtggcaagacgcagcgtgtcctggatttggttgagaacgagtataggcagcattgtgacaacattgtcattctctgccctacaatccgctggaacaagacctatctCGAGAGGTCCTCGCTGTGGAAAGATGACTACGTGTTTCTGGTGGACCCCAAGGAGCAGCTGTTCGAGTGGATCCAAAAACTATCGTCATTGCTGGCGGGCGAAGAgacgttgtttatcgttgacgatatgatagccgacgaGAGTCTCGACAAAAAGCGACAGCCCTTGCTTGAGCTTGCAATCAGTGGtagacatcgcaaacacagCCTCTGGCTACTCACTCAAAGCTACACGGCCATCCCGAAGAACCTCAGACGACAGAAGAAGCAGCTATTCATGTGGTACCCCTCGGAAAGGAGCGATATGAAAATGGTAGACGAAGAGACCAATATGATCAACGACTGGGAGACTATCAAGGCTGAGCTGAAAAAGTCCAAGCACGCTTGCCTTTGGATCAGACTTGAGCACCCCAGGACTTGGAAATTTTTTGAGTGATGAGTTCTGTCCCAAGCAACCTGGTTGGAATTATTCCAAAACTACAAGATgaaaaatattgagactaagATAAATCGTCTTTTCAGATCCCTTCCATCCCGTTTTAAACAAACCCGCAAGCAGCTCAGGAATAACAACGGCAATCCCCACGATCTCTTCATCTCTCTCGAGGGACTCAAGT
This is a stretch of genomic DNA from Hydractinia symbiolongicarpus strain clone_291-10 chromosome 9, HSymV2.1, whole genome shotgun sequence. It encodes these proteins:
- the LOC130657787 gene encoding uncharacterized protein LOC130657787; translation: MQCCGRLTPDKVQTIHEIMMRGEKHEFAPVSAIPRLVTYALDRYYSTETDDPIWNAVRLFIDLINIHTFEDGNGRLCRLVISHVLVESGMSLLPVLLSSLHKRGRCHYIQAVKRFKERPSLLYTMVCRSLVKVWENFEQNLALLEKSKFH